One Gossypium arboreum isolate Shixiya-1 chromosome 13, ASM2569848v2, whole genome shotgun sequence genomic window, TCATCCTATAttcgaaatttaatttttattttttaagaatttaatttttttaccttctatattaatttcaaaatctaaatCTAGTGTCAATTctattaattcttttattaaattcattagtgtGACATTTAAATAAAATCATTTAGTAGTCatgtaacaaaaataaaattataataaacttaaatttaataGTGTTAAAACACGActtgtatttttaaattaaaaaatagaaagatTAATTTAAAACTAAAGGTatcaaaaatagaaaaactaGAATCATATTTTAATGTTTCGAAGTTTTGTATTTGATTCTTACGTAAGGCGTCAATTTCAGGGTTGAAACCTTTGAATGTTGATTTGGTTGAGGATTAAGAAATGTATTTTATCTCAACTCTTCCTTGTTTAAAATACATATATTGGGTGTTAATATAGGCAGAAGATATAATACAatattgaaaaaataaattaaaaaagatTAATCTGAGGAACATTGCAAGAGGTAATCAAGCAGATTTCATGAATATACTCCCATAACAAGCAAATAACAAATCACAGTACAACAGATTATGGAAAATGGGAATCTCCCATTTCTACAAACAAATACTATCTGTGTTGAAGAACAAACAATACTCCAAATCAAAAGACGAAGACGACTAAAAACACCTTAAACAAAATCCAGTATATATGTAGCCACATTTTATCTGTCAATAGACGGGAAGAAATGGGTATTTCAAGGAGTAGAAGAAGGAGAAGGTGGTGGAGAAAGGAATGGAATTGAGGGAATTGCAGTTGGGATTGTTGGGATTGAAGGCATGCTTGGCAGAGGAGGCAGTGTGGCCGTTGGTATAGCAGGAAAAGTAGGCAAAGCAGGCATGGTAGGAAGTGGTGGAAGCGCCCCAGGCCTAGGCATTGTTGGCTGGGGGAGATTAGGGATAGATGGCAATGGTGGGAGTGTAGTTGTAGGCAATGTTGGCATTGGTGGCATCTGCTGAAGGTGACGAGTTGCTAGGCCAACATCAATGCTTGAAAACGACAAAGCCATCAAGCATGCTAAAGCAATGCAATTGAAATAACCCATTTTGTGGAGAGATTTTGAAACTAATTAAGCAAATGAAACAAAGTGTTTTATAATAGTCATGAGTGAGGAAGAGAAAGCATGGTATTGGGGTTTATATAGGCATTGGAGCAGTGGTAAATATTTGATCATTATATATGGTTGAAAAGTAGGAAACTTGGTCAATATTAAAGGTTTTGGTAGGTCATCTTCTCATGCATACTGGAGTTTAAAACAGGTGAAATGCAGTTGTGGTTGGCAGGGAAGCTACTCAAGTAATGAATTCACCTATTAGCTTCTAACTTCACATGCATGCGTTATTAAATATTAaggtaaaataatatttttatttaaattattaaatataattaaaatataaaacttatcaattcaaatattataataaaaattcaaataataattaaaacattttaacaTATTCAGcataatataattttacttttatgtGCAAAgtaatattattcaaaataataattaattaacataattaaccTAATGTTAagtaaatgataattaaaatgcTT contains:
- the LOC108462810 gene encoding uncharacterized protein LOC108462810 — translated: MGYFNCIALACLMALSFSSIDVGLATRHLQQMPPMPTLPTTTLPPLPSIPNLPQPTMPRPGALPPLPTMPALPTFPAIPTATLPPLPSMPSIPTIPTAIPSIPFLSPPPSPSSTP